ATTTTTTAAATTTAGTTAAAGTTGCTTTGTAAACTTCATTTAGATCTTTGTTAAAAAATTGCTTGAATTTTTCTTTATTGACTCTTGATGTCATCCTTAATCCTAAGATAATATTTCTAGCCATTCTATCTTCAAAAGAAAGCTTTATACCTTTGTTTATTGGTAGTTGGTTTTTATCAATGCTCTGATAATAATTATCTATGTTTTGATATCCAAAATATTGATAGCCATTGACAAATGAATATCCTCCTGTACCAAAACTTATTACATTACTTCCCTCAGATTGCCCAAAAACATCAGTGGCATATTTAAAATGATCTTTTTTCTTCGGAAAATATAAAACAGGAATTTCTGTGTGTTTTTCTTGTTTGGCTTTTTCTGATGCCATAACATAGAACAAGTGATATAAATATTCATTTGGAAATCTGAATAATTCATTTTCGTATTGTTGATAAATGGGAGTCCAATCTTTAACTTCCATACAATAGGTCGTTACAACGTCAGGATTTAGGCTATATGCTATTTCTAAATCTTTTGCCCAACTACCAATAGTTTGATTAGGCAATCCGTAAAGAAGGTCAATAATTACGCAAGAAAAATTATATTTTTTAACTTCTTTGAAAAATTTTATTGCCTCTTCTGCGGTATGTCCTCTTTTTGTAGAGAGTAGAATTTCATCATCAAAAGTTTGCATTCCTATACTTACACGATTTACTTTATTTTTCTTTAATATGTCTAAATATTTTTTAAAATCACCTCTAATAATCTCAGGGTGTGTTTCAACGGTAAATTCAACGTCATTAGACAAGTTAAACTCATTGTGAATAAACCTAAGTAAATCATCCAACTGGTCGGGTTTAAGAAGTGTTGGAGTTCCACCACCAACATAAACTGCAATTATATCTAAATCCTCTGAAAGATATTTTTTAGTCAGTTCTATCTCTTTTTTTAAGTATTTAAGATAGTTCTGTCTTTCTGTGTCTTCAGTTACTATACTGAAATACGGACAAAAAGTACATTTTCTGCTACAAAAAGGGATATGAAAATACAAAGCAACTTTTTTTCCTTTTAGAGAGTAACCAGAAAAAATTTCTTTTTCTGAAATTTTCTTAGCAAGAGTAACTGGTGGGTATGTGACAGCAAAATAATATTTAGTGGGATCTCTATGAAAACCAACATTCCAAAGTTTCCTTATGTTAATTTCGCTTTCCAGTTTTTTGATAGATTTTATAATCAAATTCGTATCCATATTTTATTAAATAATAAAGCAATATTTAATTCTTTTTATTCAGTAGGCGAGCCCCCGAATTTCTGCTAACTCGTTTCTATCTGTATAATATACAACATTTTGATTAAATATTGTATATTATACGAAGTCATGGTATAATTGTTTTATAACCGTTTATATTTGGATTATAACAAATTTTAACTTATGCAACAATACATAGAACAAGCCAAAAATGAACTACGATTAAGAAATTACAGCCCGAAAACTATTGAAAGTTATTTGAATTGTCTGCGAGAATATTTTAAATTCAAGAAAACGGATTTAAATAGAATCGATGAAGATAATGTAAAAATATTTTTATTAAACAAACAAGACAAAAATTATGCTCCGCAAACAATAAATTTATATTTAAATGCAATAAAATTCTTTTATCGCGAGGTTTTGAAAAATTACCAGAAAATAAATATCAAATTTGCAAAAAAAACAAAAAGATTGCCAATTGTTTTATCGCGACAAGAAATCAAACAAATTATTGATTCAATTAAAAACTTAAAACATAAATTAATTATTTCTCTTGCATACAGCGCGGGATTGAGAGTAAGCGAAGCGATTGGCTTAAAAATCAAAGATATAAATCTGGATGAATTGACAATTCATATCAAAAACGCCAAGGGTAAAAAGGACCGACTCACGATTTTCTCGGAAACGATTAAAAACGAATTAAAAATTTTAATCGCGGAAAAATCTTCCAATGAAATTGTATTTCCAAGCGAACGAGGTGGAAAATTATCAGAAAGAACATTGCAAAAAATTTTTGAAATTGCACTAAAAAAAGCTAAAATTAAGAAAGATGCGACATTTCATTCTCTGCGCCATAGTTTTGCTACGCATTTATTAGAAAACGGAGTTAATATAAGATATGTACAAGAATTGCTGGGACATCAAAATATCAGAACAACACAAATTTATACACAAGTAACCAATCCAATAATTAAAAATATAAAAAGCCCATTATGATTACCCTTGGAATTGAAACATCCTGCGATGATACCGGGATTGCAGTAATAAAGGTTTCTAGAAAACGGAAACCTGTTTTTGATATTTTATCCAATATTGTTTCATCGCAAATTAAAATCCACGCTCCTTTTGGTGGAGTTGTGCCAAATTTTGCTGCGCGGGAACATCTGAAAAATATCGAACCCTGTTTAAAAACCGCGCTTAAAGAAGCAAATAAAACCATACAAGATGTCGATTTAATTGCTGTCACAATCGGTCCTGGATTAATTCCCTCGCTTTTAATCGGAGTTAATTTTGCTAAAGCCCTGGCATATAAATATAAAATACCGATTATCGGAATAAATCATAT
This is a stretch of genomic DNA from Patescibacteria group bacterium. It encodes these proteins:
- a CDS encoding coproporphyrinogen III oxidase family protein, with product MDTNLIIKSIKKLESEINIRKLWNVGFHRDPTKYYFAVTYPPVTLAKKISEKEIFSGYSLKGKKVALYFHIPFCSRKCTFCPYFSIVTEDTERQNYLKYLKKEIELTKKYLSEDLDIIAVYVGGGTPTLLKPDQLDDLLRFIHNEFNLSNDVEFTVETHPEIIRGDFKKYLDILKKNKVNRVSIGMQTFDDEILLSTKRGHTAEEAIKFFKEVKKYNFSCVIIDLLYGLPNQTIGSWAKDLEIAYSLNPDVVTTYCMEVKDWTPIYQQYENELFRFPNEYLYHLFYVMASEKAKQEKHTEIPVLYFPKKKDHFKYATDVFGQSEGSNVISFGTGGYSFVNGYQYFGYQNIDNYYQSIDKNQLPINKGIKLSFEDRMARNIILGLRMTSRVNKEKFKQFFNKDLNEVYKATLTKFKKLELLKENENEIYLTDSGNLFLEELCLHFIPQSTLSKLKGLKGEYDRFYRIE
- a CDS encoding tyrosine-type recombinase/integrase, producing MQQYIEQAKNELRLRNYSPKTIESYLNCLREYFKFKKTDLNRIDEDNVKIFLLNKQDKNYAPQTINLYLNAIKFFYREVLKNYQKINIKFAKKTKRLPIVLSRQEIKQIIDSIKNLKHKLIISLAYSAGLRVSEAIGLKIKDINLDELTIHIKNAKGKKDRLTIFSETIKNELKILIAEKSSNEIVFPSERGGKLSERTLQKIFEIALKKAKIKKDATFHSLRHSFATHLLENGVNIRYVQELLGHQNIRTTQIYTQVTNPIIKNIKSPL